A part of Homoserinibacter sp. YIM 151385 genomic DNA contains:
- a CDS encoding polynucleotide kinase-phosphatase, producing MNLSIPEHCLVLLIGVSGSGKSTFAVEHFGPYETLSSDTFRGLVADDENDQSATAAAFDALRYVAAKRLEQNRLTVVDATNVQPASRRAFVELAREHDMLPVAIVLDVPERVAVERNAARPGRDFGAAVVRRQHDQLRRSLKGLGREGFRRIHVLDGEEAIADAVIVREPLLTDRRDEHGPFDAIGDVHGCRGELEALLEQLGYVLRRDEEGRPVDAAHPEGRRAIFLGDLVDRGPDAPGVLRLAMGMVAAGNALAVPGNHEEKLVRALSGKNPSTAHGLAETLAQLAGETEEFRQEVLAFCRGLVSHLVLDDGRLVVAHAGLIEKYHGRASGRVRAFALYGDTTGESDEYGLPVRLPWAEDYRGDAMVLYGHTPVPEVVWINGTACVDTGAVFGGALSAVRYPEREVVAVPAERVWYEPVRPLAPPEPAAEAREPGVLRIDDVTGKHIVETSTHGRVGVREEQAAGALEVMSRWSVDPRHLLYLPPTMSPPATSKRPGLLEHPDEAFAAYRAAGVDELVLQEKHMGSRAVVLLARDPARFDAPAGWRGVIHTRTGRPFFDDERGDRLLAELGDAAERAGLFTALETSWLLLDAELLPWSLKAEELIRDLYASTGAAATGALPAAIAALESARDAGVEVGALLERTRERAASAIAYRDAYRRYSAPVDGLEGIQLAPFQLLASEGRSHAELPHAWHLEHLDRLVEADPVRIRRTERRWLDARDDEATASAMAWWEELTAAGGEGIVVKPAAGLVRTAKGLALPGIKVRGREYLRIIYGPDYTAEANLSRLRDRSLGLKRSLALREYALGLEALERVARGEPLWRVHQAVFAVLAMESDPVDPRL from the coding sequence ATGAACCTGTCCATCCCCGAGCACTGCCTCGTCCTCCTGATCGGCGTCAGCGGCTCCGGCAAGTCGACCTTCGCGGTCGAGCACTTCGGACCCTACGAGACGCTCTCGAGCGACACCTTCCGCGGGCTCGTCGCCGACGACGAGAACGATCAGTCGGCGACCGCGGCCGCCTTCGATGCGCTCCGCTACGTCGCGGCGAAGCGCCTCGAGCAGAACCGCCTCACGGTCGTCGACGCGACCAACGTCCAGCCGGCCTCCCGCCGGGCCTTCGTCGAGCTCGCGCGCGAGCACGACATGCTGCCGGTCGCGATCGTGCTCGACGTGCCCGAGCGCGTGGCGGTCGAGCGGAACGCCGCCCGGCCGGGGCGCGACTTCGGCGCCGCCGTCGTACGGCGGCAGCACGACCAGCTGCGCCGATCGCTCAAGGGGCTCGGTCGCGAGGGCTTCCGCCGCATCCACGTGCTCGACGGCGAGGAGGCGATCGCGGATGCCGTGATCGTCCGCGAGCCGCTCCTCACGGACCGCCGCGACGAGCACGGGCCCTTCGACGCCATCGGCGACGTCCACGGCTGCCGCGGCGAGCTCGAGGCGCTGCTCGAGCAGCTCGGCTACGTCCTGCGTCGGGACGAGGAGGGGCGACCCGTCGACGCCGCGCATCCCGAGGGACGGCGGGCGATCTTCCTCGGCGACCTCGTCGACCGCGGGCCCGATGCACCCGGTGTGCTGCGGCTCGCGATGGGGATGGTCGCGGCGGGCAACGCGCTCGCCGTGCCCGGCAACCACGAGGAGAAGCTCGTCCGCGCGCTCTCGGGGAAGAACCCCTCGACCGCGCACGGACTCGCCGAGACCCTCGCACAGCTCGCGGGCGAGACCGAGGAGTTCCGCCAGGAGGTGCTGGCCTTCTGCCGCGGCCTCGTGTCGCACCTCGTCCTCGACGACGGCCGGCTCGTGGTCGCGCACGCCGGGCTCATCGAGAAGTACCACGGGCGCGCGTCCGGCCGGGTGCGCGCCTTCGCCCTCTACGGCGACACCACCGGCGAGTCCGACGAGTACGGCCTCCCCGTGCGTCTGCCGTGGGCCGAGGACTACCGGGGCGACGCGATGGTGCTCTACGGGCACACGCCCGTGCCCGAGGTCGTCTGGATCAACGGCACGGCGTGCGTGGACACGGGCGCCGTCTTCGGCGGCGCGCTGTCGGCGGTGCGCTATCCGGAGCGCGAGGTCGTCGCCGTCCCGGCGGAGCGCGTCTGGTACGAGCCGGTCCGACCGCTCGCCCCGCCCGAGCCCGCGGCCGAGGCGCGCGAGCCGGGGGTGCTGCGGATCGACGACGTCACCGGCAAGCACATCGTCGAGACCTCGACGCACGGCCGGGTCGGCGTGCGCGAGGAGCAGGCGGCCGGCGCCCTCGAGGTCATGTCGCGCTGGTCGGTCGACCCCCGCCACCTCCTCTACCTGCCGCCCACCATGAGCCCGCCCGCGACCTCCAAGCGTCCCGGCCTGCTCGAGCACCCCGACGAGGCCTTCGCGGCGTACCGCGCGGCGGGCGTCGACGAGCTCGTGCTCCAGGAGAAGCACATGGGCTCCCGCGCGGTCGTGCTGCTCGCCCGCGACCCGGCGCGATTCGACGCGCCGGCGGGGTGGCGCGGCGTCATCCACACGAGGACGGGACGGCCCTTCTTCGATGACGAGCGGGGTGACCGCCTCCTCGCGGAGCTCGGCGACGCGGCCGAGCGCGCCGGGCTCTTCACGGCCCTCGAGACGAGCTGGCTGCTGCTCGACGCCGAGCTGCTGCCGTGGTCGCTCAAGGCCGAGGAGCTCATCCGCGACCTGTACGCCTCGACCGGCGCCGCGGCGACGGGCGCGCTGCCCGCCGCGATCGCCGCACTCGAGTCGGCGCGAGACGCCGGGGTCGAGGTCGGCGCGCTGCTGGAGCGGACCCGCGAGCGCGCGGCGTCGGCCATCGCCTACCGCGACGCGTACCGCCGGTACTCGGCGCCGGTCGACGGCCTCGAGGGGATCCAGCTCGCGCCGTTCCAGCTGCTCGCGAGCGAGGGGCGCAGCCACGCCGAGCTCCCGCACGCCTGGCACCTCGAGCACCTCGACCGGCTCGTCGAGGCGGATCCCGTCCGCATCCGCCGGACCGAGCGCCGCTGGCTCGACGCGAGGGACGACGAGGCGACGGCCTCGGCCATGGCGTGGTGGGAGGAGCTCACGGCCGCGGGCGGGGAGGGCATCGTCGTGAAGCCTGCCGCAGGCCTCGTGCGCACCGCGAAGGGACTCGCGCTGCCCGGGATCAAGGTCCGGGGACGCGAGTACCTGCGGATCATCTACGGCCCCGACTACACCGCGGAGGCGAACCTCTCGAGGCTGCGCGACCGCAGTCTCGGGCTCAAGCGCTCGCTGGCGCTGCGGGAGTACGCGCTCGGCCTCGAGGCGCTCGAGCGGGTCGCGCGCGGCGAGCCGCTGTGGCGGGTCCACCAGGCGGTCTTCGCGGTGCTCGCGATGGAGTCCGACCCCGTCGACCCTCGGCTCTGA
- a CDS encoding protein-L-isoaspartate carboxylmethyltransferase, protein MPYRDKPTVERWIEEFRALGNDMDTSVEVLEQDPTMAAETGLVMVTLRRADTVTYIQPVMRETPQWIVTFEAREYDIDLDVVGVAQLAADLAMLARLCAFLQDKTDAARAAAAG, encoded by the coding sequence ATGCCGTACCGCGACAAGCCGACCGTCGAGCGCTGGATCGAGGAGTTCCGCGCCCTCGGGAACGACATGGACACCTCGGTCGAGGTGCTCGAGCAGGACCCGACGATGGCCGCCGAGACCGGGCTCGTCATGGTGACGCTCCGCCGCGCCGACACCGTCACCTACATCCAGCCGGTCATGCGCGAGACCCCGCAGTGGATCGTCACCTTCGAGGCGCGCGAGTACGACATCGACCTCGACGTCGTGGGCGTCGCGCAGCTCGCCGCCGACCTCGCGATGCTGGCGCGGCTGTGCGCCTTCCTCCAGGACAAGACGGACGCGGCGCGCGCCGCCGCCGCGGGCTAG
- a CDS encoding nitronate monooxygenase: MTAARPLIDTPLPIVAAPMAGGPMGVPLALAVAEAGAFPVLAGGYTAAAALAGDLRALRASGRAFGVNLFVPDPDAASLDREGFAAYARELAPEAARYGIELQAEPVLDDDGWGEKLALLLAEPVPLVSLTFGLPAPEDVARLQAVGTRVLASVTSPEEAIAAREAGVDGLVVQGPAAGGHRASLDPRRAPEPGSTPELVRRIRAAVDLPLVAGGGVDGPDAVAAILEAGAEAVAVGTLLLLAEEAGTSPTHRAALEDPAFTETVVTRAFTGRPARALRNRFAEEHGGTAPHAYPAVHHLTRALRAAAGAAGDAQTLHLWAGEGWRSARRAPAGEILGWLARALAG, encoded by the coding sequence GTGACCGCCGCGCGCCCCCTCATCGACACGCCGCTCCCGATCGTCGCCGCGCCCATGGCGGGTGGGCCGATGGGCGTGCCGTTGGCGCTCGCCGTCGCGGAGGCGGGCGCCTTCCCCGTCCTCGCGGGCGGCTACACGGCGGCGGCGGCGCTCGCCGGGGACCTCCGGGCGCTCCGCGCGAGCGGGCGGGCCTTCGGCGTCAACCTCTTCGTGCCGGACCCGGACGCCGCCTCCCTCGACCGGGAGGGCTTCGCCGCCTACGCGCGCGAGCTCGCCCCCGAGGCCGCACGGTACGGGATCGAGCTGCAAGCCGAGCCCGTGCTCGACGACGACGGCTGGGGAGAGAAGCTCGCGCTGCTCCTCGCGGAGCCGGTGCCGCTCGTCTCGCTCACCTTCGGGCTGCCCGCACCGGAGGATGTCGCGCGGCTGCAGGCCGTCGGCACGCGCGTGCTCGCCTCCGTCACGAGCCCGGAGGAGGCGATCGCAGCCCGGGAGGCCGGGGTCGACGGGCTCGTCGTGCAGGGCCCGGCGGCGGGCGGCCACCGCGCCTCGCTCGACCCCCGCCGCGCGCCCGAGCCGGGCTCCACGCCGGAGCTCGTGCGCCGCATCCGCGCCGCCGTCGACCTCCCCCTCGTCGCGGGCGGCGGCGTCGACGGACCGGATGCGGTGGCCGCGATCCTCGAGGCGGGCGCCGAGGCGGTCGCGGTCGGCACGCTGCTGCTGCTCGCCGAGGAGGCCGGCACCTCGCCGACCCACCGCGCCGCGCTCGAGGATCCGGCGTTCACCGAGACCGTCGTGACGCGCGCCTTCACCGGCCGCCCCGCGCGGGCGCTGCGGAACCGCTTCGCCGAGGAGCACGGCGGCACCGCCCCGCACGCCTACCCCGCCGTGCACCACCTCACGCGTGCCCTGCGGGCGGCGGCGGGCGCGGCGGGCGACGCGCAGACCCTCCACCTCTGGGCAGGGGAGGGCTGGCGGAGCGCCCGACGCGCGCCGGCCGGCGAGATTCTCGGATGGCTGGCGCGGGCACTCGCCGGGTGA
- a CDS encoding uracil-DNA glycosylase family protein gives MSADDPAFAALREEIAQHPSNAWASALGWRPLVFGSAASRVLIVSQAPGRLAQASGIAFDDPSGRLLRTWLGTSEAEFYDTRNLAIMPMDFYFPGPSPSGSGDLPPRRGVAELWHPRVRELMPEVRLTILIGAHAQRHYLGPGGSLTERVRAAGDHLPLFPIVHPSPLARGWRSRNPWFQEETVPRLRGLVAAALERGT, from the coding sequence GTGAGCGCCGACGATCCCGCCTTCGCGGCGCTGCGCGAGGAGATCGCGCAGCACCCGTCGAACGCGTGGGCGTCGGCGCTCGGCTGGCGCCCGCTCGTGTTCGGCTCGGCCGCATCCCGCGTGCTCATCGTCAGCCAGGCGCCGGGTCGCCTCGCGCAGGCGAGCGGGATCGCGTTCGACGACCCGAGCGGGCGCCTCCTGCGCACCTGGCTCGGCACGAGCGAGGCCGAGTTCTACGACACCCGCAATCTCGCGATCATGCCGATGGACTTCTACTTCCCCGGCCCCTCGCCGAGCGGCAGCGGCGACCTCCCGCCCCGCCGCGGCGTCGCCGAGCTCTGGCACCCGCGGGTGCGGGAGCTCATGCCCGAGGTGCGGCTCACGATCCTCATCGGCGCGCACGCGCAGCGGCACTACCTGGGCCCCGGGGGCAGCCTCACCGAGCGCGTGCGCGCGGCCGGGGACCACCTCCCGCTGTTCCCGATCGTGCACCCCTCGCCGCTCGCGCGCGGCTGGCGCTCGCGCAATCCCTGGTTCCAGGAGGAGACGGTGCCGCGGCTCCGCGGGCTCGTGGCTGCGGCGCTCGAGCGGGGCACCTGA
- a CDS encoding NAD(P)-dependent alcohol dehydrogenase: MLTVSAYAAPSATEPLVPTTIERRDVGPKDVLIAIRYAGICHSDIHTVRGEWGDIAYPQVVGHEIVGEVTEVGAEVSKFEVGQRVGVGCMVGSCRECENCRAGMENYCLKGNIQTYTGVDVDGSITQGGYSTHIVVDEDFVLRVPEAIPYEAAAPLLCAGITTYSPLAHWKAGPGKRVAVVGMGGLGHMAVKIAAAMGAEVTVLSRTLAKHEDAVAFGADAHYATSEDATFDELANRFDLIVNTVSAPLDMNRYLSLLRLDGVLVAVGAPPEPLPVTAFTLFATRRSFAGSTIGSIAETQEMLDFCAEHGIASTVEVIPAEQINEAYERVLAGDVRYRYVIDTATLPAV, translated from the coding sequence GTGCTCACCGTCAGCGCCTACGCGGCCCCGTCCGCGACCGAGCCCCTCGTCCCCACGACCATCGAGCGCCGGGATGTCGGCCCGAAGGACGTGCTCATCGCGATCCGCTACGCCGGCATCTGCCACTCCGACATCCACACGGTCCGCGGCGAATGGGGCGACATCGCCTACCCGCAGGTCGTCGGCCACGAGATCGTCGGCGAGGTGACGGAGGTCGGCGCCGAGGTCTCGAAGTTCGAGGTCGGCCAGCGCGTCGGCGTCGGCTGCATGGTCGGCTCCTGCCGCGAGTGCGAGAACTGCCGGGCCGGGATGGAGAACTACTGCCTGAAGGGCAACATCCAGACCTACACGGGCGTCGACGTCGACGGCTCGATCACGCAGGGCGGCTACTCGACGCACATCGTCGTCGACGAGGACTTCGTGCTCCGGGTGCCGGAGGCGATCCCCTACGAGGCGGCCGCGCCCCTGCTCTGCGCCGGCATCACCACCTACTCGCCCCTCGCCCACTGGAAGGCCGGCCCCGGCAAGCGCGTCGCGGTCGTCGGCATGGGCGGCCTCGGCCACATGGCCGTGAAGATCGCGGCTGCGATGGGCGCCGAGGTCACGGTGCTCTCGCGCACCCTCGCGAAGCACGAGGATGCCGTCGCGTTCGGCGCGGACGCCCACTACGCGACGAGCGAGGACGCCACCTTCGACGAGCTCGCGAACCGCTTCGACCTCATCGTCAACACGGTCAGCGCCCCGCTCGACATGAACCGCTACCTCTCGCTCCTCCGCCTCGACGGCGTGCTCGTCGCGGTCGGCGCGCCGCCGGAGCCGCTGCCCGTCACCGCGTTCACGCTCTTCGCGACCCGCCGCTCCTTCGCGGGCTCGACCATCGGATCCATCGCCGAGACCCAGGAGATGCTGGACTTCTGCGCCGAGCACGGCATCGCCTCCACGGTGGAGGTCATCCCGGCCGAGCAGATCAACGAGGCCTACGAGCGCGTGCTCGCGGGCGACGTGCGCTACCGCTACGTGATCGACACGGCGACGCTGCCCGCCGTCTGA
- a CDS encoding NAD-dependent succinate-semialdehyde dehydrogenase, with amino-acid sequence MTAATTVGTAPSPLDERAVLDAVPGRLLIDGEWVDGERGAIEVADPSTGLVIATIADGSPADGIRALDAASRAQAGWAATAPRVRGEILRRAWELLQERREQFALLMTLEMGKPLAEARTEVDYGGEFLRWFGEEAVRVAGRYGPAPEGTGRMIVTQRPVGPAYLVTPWNFPLAMATRKIAPALAAGCTAVVKPATLTPLTTLAFAQLLLDAGLPRGVVNVVTSSASGELSDAIMHDPRLRKVSFTGSTPVGVQLLKTAAEQVLRTSMELGGNAPFLVFEDADLDTAVEGAMLAKFRNIGQACTAANRFLVHESVADEFVARVTARVAALRVGRGTSPEVQIGPLVDRRAVETTSRLVEEAVAAGAVVRTGGHAIAGDGSFFEPTVLDGVSADMSVSREEIFAPVLAVQRFATEPEAVELANATEYGLVAYAFTADAARGQRLIDAIDTGMMGLNVGVVSNAAGPFGGVKQSGLGREGGLEGIHEYLETKYTLTPMG; translated from the coding sequence GTGACGGCCGCGACGACCGTCGGCACGGCCCCCTCGCCCCTCGACGAGCGGGCCGTGCTCGACGCGGTCCCCGGTCGGCTGCTGATCGACGGCGAGTGGGTCGACGGCGAGCGCGGCGCGATCGAGGTCGCCGACCCCTCGACGGGCCTCGTCATCGCGACGATCGCCGACGGCTCCCCGGCCGACGGCATCCGCGCCCTGGACGCCGCCTCGCGCGCACAGGCCGGCTGGGCCGCGACCGCGCCCCGCGTCCGCGGCGAGATCCTGCGGCGCGCGTGGGAGCTGCTGCAGGAGCGTCGCGAGCAGTTCGCGCTGCTCATGACGCTCGAGATGGGGAAGCCGCTCGCCGAGGCCAGGACCGAGGTCGACTACGGGGGCGAGTTCCTGCGCTGGTTCGGCGAGGAGGCGGTCCGCGTCGCGGGGCGGTACGGGCCGGCACCCGAGGGCACGGGACGGATGATCGTCACCCAGCGCCCCGTCGGCCCCGCCTACCTCGTCACGCCCTGGAACTTCCCGCTCGCGATGGCGACGAGGAAGATCGCGCCCGCGCTCGCGGCGGGCTGCACCGCGGTCGTGAAGCCCGCGACGCTGACCCCGCTCACGACGCTCGCCTTCGCCCAGCTGCTGCTCGACGCGGGGCTTCCGCGCGGCGTCGTCAACGTCGTGACGAGCTCGGCGAGCGGCGAGCTGTCGGACGCGATCATGCACGACCCGCGCCTGCGCAAGGTGTCGTTCACGGGCTCGACGCCGGTCGGCGTGCAGCTGCTCAAGACGGCGGCCGAGCAGGTCCTGCGGACCTCGATGGAGCTCGGCGGCAACGCGCCCTTCCTCGTCTTCGAGGACGCCGACCTCGACACGGCGGTCGAGGGCGCGATGCTCGCGAAGTTCCGCAACATCGGCCAGGCCTGCACGGCCGCGAACCGCTTCCTCGTGCACGAGTCGGTCGCGGACGAGTTCGTGGCGCGGGTGACGGCCCGCGTGGCCGCCCTCCGCGTCGGCCGCGGCACCTCGCCCGAGGTGCAGATCGGGCCGCTCGTCGACCGACGCGCGGTCGAGACGACCTCGCGGCTCGTCGAGGAGGCCGTCGCGGCGGGCGCCGTCGTCCGGACCGGCGGGCACGCGATCGCCGGCGACGGCAGCTTCTTCGAGCCGACCGTGCTCGACGGCGTCTCGGCCGACATGTCGGTCTCGCGCGAGGAGATCTTCGCGCCGGTGCTCGCCGTCCAGCGCTTCGCGACGGAGCCGGAGGCGGTCGAGCTCGCGAACGCGACCGAGTACGGCCTCGTCGCCTACGCCTTCACGGCGGATGCGGCGCGCGGCCAGCGGCTCATCGACGCGATCGACACCGGCATGATGGGCCTCAACGTCGGCGTCGTCTCGAACGCCGCGGGGCCCTTCGGCGGCGTGAAGCAGTCCGGCCTCGGCCGCGAGGGCGGGCTCGAGGGCATCCACGAGTACCTCGAGACGAAGTACACGCTGACGCCGATGGGGTGA
- a CDS encoding carboxymuconolactone decarboxylase family protein encodes MSLTTRQQQVKDEFIRIRGTWGDVWESILLLDPDFLEAYLHFSAVPWRDGHNHLDDKTKELIFIAVDAAATHLYAPGVRQHIKAAFDKGATPQEIMEVIELTSTLGIHAMNIGVPILVQVLVEKGLRTGPAPLDANQERIKAEFTENRGYWHAFWDEMLELDPDLFETYTAFSSVPWKSGTLSPKVKELVYIAFDTAATHLYVPGLKLHIENAVGYGATPQEILEVMEIASVIGIHAATTAVPILVEEAEAAGIPLDK; translated from the coding sequence ATGTCACTGACGACGCGCCAGCAGCAGGTGAAGGACGAGTTCATCCGCATCCGCGGCACCTGGGGGGACGTCTGGGAGAGCATCCTGCTCCTCGACCCCGACTTCCTCGAGGCCTACCTCCACTTCTCGGCGGTGCCGTGGCGCGACGGCCACAACCATCTCGACGACAAGACGAAGGAGCTCATCTTCATCGCCGTCGACGCCGCCGCGACCCACCTGTACGCCCCCGGTGTGCGCCAGCACATCAAGGCCGCGTTCGACAAGGGCGCGACCCCGCAGGAGATCATGGAGGTCATCGAGCTCACCTCGACGCTCGGCATCCACGCCATGAACATCGGCGTGCCGATCCTCGTGCAGGTGCTCGTCGAGAAGGGCCTGCGCACCGGCCCCGCGCCGCTCGACGCGAACCAGGAGCGCATCAAGGCGGAGTTCACCGAGAACCGCGGCTACTGGCACGCGTTCTGGGACGAGATGCTCGAGCTCGACCCCGACCTCTTCGAGACCTACACGGCCTTCTCCTCCGTCCCCTGGAAGTCCGGCACGCTCTCGCCGAAGGTGAAGGAGCTCGTCTACATCGCCTTCGACACGGCCGCGACGCACCTCTACGTGCCGGGCCTCAAGCTCCACATCGAGAACGCGGTCGGCTACGGCGCGACCCCGCAGGAGATCCTCGAGGTCATGGAGATCGCGAGCGTCATCGGCATCCACGCCGCGACGACCGCGGTGCCGATCCTCGTCGAGGAGGCGGAGGCCGCCGGCATTCCGCTCGACAAGTGA
- a CDS encoding NAD(P)-dependent oxidoreductase: MPESPVRIGFIGLGRMGTPMAGRLIAGGHEVLGFDLAEAAREQLARAGGQPVGTAAEAAAAELVILMLPDSGVVEAVLGDAAVATALAAGSVVIDMSSSEPLRTRALAEELGARGIALVDAPVSGGVRGAEEGRLTIMVGGEDEVVARVEPVLALLGRVVRAGGIGAGHAVKALNNLMSATHLWATSEAMIAGQRFGLDPEVVLSIVNGSSGRSGSTDNKWPNFILPGSYDSGFGLRLMLKDMRIATRLAEAVGVTPALGLQAVEHWAAAAEELDPAADHTEIARWIDQRDSSH; this comes from the coding sequence ATGCCTGAGTCGCCGGTCCGGATCGGCTTCATCGGCCTCGGCCGCATGGGCACGCCCATGGCGGGCCGGCTCATCGCGGGCGGCCACGAGGTTCTCGGCTTCGATCTCGCCGAGGCGGCGCGCGAGCAGCTCGCCCGCGCCGGCGGACAGCCGGTCGGCACCGCGGCGGAGGCGGCGGCCGCCGAGCTCGTGATCCTCATGCTCCCCGACTCGGGCGTCGTCGAGGCGGTCCTCGGGGATGCGGCGGTCGCGACCGCGCTCGCGGCCGGCTCCGTCGTGATCGACATGAGCTCCTCGGAGCCGCTCCGGACCCGCGCGCTCGCCGAGGAGCTCGGCGCGCGCGGGATCGCGCTCGTCGACGCGCCCGTCTCGGGCGGCGTCCGCGGCGCCGAGGAGGGCCGGCTGACGATCATGGTGGGCGGCGAGGACGAGGTGGTCGCCCGCGTCGAGCCGGTGCTCGCGCTGCTCGGCCGCGTCGTCCGCGCGGGCGGGATCGGCGCCGGACACGCCGTCAAGGCGCTCAACAACCTCATGTCGGCGACCCACCTCTGGGCGACGAGCGAGGCCATGATCGCCGGGCAGCGCTTCGGGCTCGACCCCGAGGTGGTGCTCTCGATCGTCAACGGCTCGAGCGGCCGCAGCGGCTCGACCGACAACAAGTGGCCGAACTTCATCCTGCCGGGCAGCTACGACTCGGGCTTCGGGCTGCGCCTGATGCTCAAGGACATGCGGATCGCGACCCGGCTCGCCGAGGCCGTCGGCGTGACGCCGGCGCTCGGCCTCCAGGCGGTCGAGCACTGGGCCGCCGCGGCCGAGGAGCTCGACCCCGCCGCCGACCACACCGAGATCGCCCGCTGGATCGACCAGCGGGACTCCAGCCACTGA
- a CDS encoding carboxymuconolactone decarboxylase family protein has protein sequence MTSEGTHAESYDRGIAIRKEVLGEDHVQRSLDQVSEFARPIQELVTEYCWGEVWSRDGIDRRTRSMLNLGMLTALNRSHELGVHVRGALRNGVTVAEIQEVLLQAAIYVGVPAALESFRVAERVIEEEGRDA, from the coding sequence ATGACCAGCGAGGGAACCCACGCCGAGAGCTACGATCGCGGGATCGCGATCCGCAAGGAGGTCCTCGGCGAGGACCACGTGCAGCGCTCGCTCGACCAGGTGAGCGAGTTCGCCCGCCCCATCCAGGAGCTCGTGACCGAGTACTGCTGGGGCGAGGTGTGGTCGCGCGACGGCATCGACCGCCGCACCCGCTCGATGCTCAACCTCGGCATGCTCACGGCGCTCAACCGCTCGCACGAGCTCGGGGTGCACGTGCGCGGCGCGCTGCGCAACGGCGTGACGGTCGCCGAGATCCAGGAGGTGCTCCTCCAGGCGGCGATCTACGTCGGCGTCCCGGCGGCGCTCGAGTCCTTCCGCGTCGCGGAGCGCGTCATCGAGGAGGAGGGGCGGGATGCCTGA
- a CDS encoding cupin domain-containing protein yields the protein MIIIPPHRQAGIAGKPGSQFSGDAYPYLTMPATDGVTINTVDFTPGARTHWHRHEQGQIIQVLAGRGRIQSEGGPVEVLRAGDVVWVPGGERHWHGAAADSFLVHTAISLGVTSWEQPVADEEYAAPAAGEDEAS from the coding sequence ATGATCATCATCCCCCCGCACCGGCAGGCCGGGATCGCCGGGAAGCCGGGCTCCCAGTTCTCGGGCGACGCCTACCCCTACCTGACGATGCCCGCCACTGACGGCGTCACCATCAACACGGTCGACTTCACGCCGGGTGCGCGCACCCACTGGCACCGGCACGAGCAGGGTCAGATCATCCAGGTGCTCGCGGGCCGCGGCCGCATCCAGTCGGAGGGCGGACCCGTCGAGGTGCTCCGCGCCGGCGACGTGGTCTGGGTGCCCGGCGGCGAGCGCCACTGGCACGGCGCGGCCGCCGACAGCTTCCTCGTCCACACCGCGATCTCGCTCGGCGTGACGAGCTGGGAGCAGCCGGTCGCCGACGAGGAGTACGCGGCCCCCGCGGCCGGAGAGGACGAGGCGTCATGA
- a CDS encoding NAD(P)-dependent oxidoreductase: MSGAATRVGFIGLGNMGGRMTACLVRGGVEVLGFDARAGAAEELGAVAAADAREVVAGSDVVMLSLPDSRVVESVLYGDPAVLEAVLEGQIVIDLSTSSPASTRRIAADLAARGARYLDAGISGGAAAAEKGALTLMVGGEAEALDEVRPQLEHIAAKVFHCGPSGAGHTVKLLNNFLNAVTLSATAEVMVAARKAELDLETVLDVINASSGVSFASLNRFPHIIQGDYLEGGLTNTLMLKDVALYLDLVAELGVASLNAPGPVAAFGLARSLGYADRISNTVVDAIGDVSGGVRLHDASGQETA; this comes from the coding sequence ATGAGCGGCGCCGCGACCCGGGTCGGCTTCATCGGCCTCGGCAACATGGGCGGCCGGATGACCGCGTGCCTCGTGCGCGGCGGGGTCGAGGTGCTCGGCTTCGACGCCCGCGCCGGCGCCGCCGAGGAGCTCGGGGCCGTCGCCGCCGCCGACGCGCGGGAGGTGGTGGCCGGGAGCGACGTCGTCATGCTCTCGCTGCCCGACAGCCGCGTCGTCGAGTCGGTGCTCTACGGCGATCCGGCCGTGCTCGAGGCCGTCCTCGAGGGGCAGATCGTCATCGACCTGTCGACCTCCTCGCCCGCCTCGACCCGGCGCATCGCCGCCGACCTCGCGGCCCGCGGCGCGCGCTACCTCGACGCCGGCATCTCGGGCGGCGCCGCCGCCGCGGAGAAGGGCGCCCTGACGCTCATGGTGGGCGGCGAGGCCGAGGCGCTCGACGAGGTGCGCCCGCAGCTTGAGCACATCGCCGCGAAGGTCTTCCACTGCGGACCGAGCGGCGCGGGGCACACCGTGAAGCTGCTCAACAACTTCCTCAACGCGGTCACGCTCTCCGCGACCGCCGAGGTCATGGTCGCCGCGCGCAAGGCGGAGCTCGACCTCGAGACCGTGCTCGACGTCATCAACGCGAGCTCGGGGGTGAGCTTCGCGAGCCTCAACCGCTTCCCGCACATCATCCAGGGCGACTACCTCGAGGGCGGGCTGACGAACACCCTCATGCTCAAGGACGTCGCGCTGTACCTCGACCTCGTCGCCGAGCTCGGCGTCGCGAGCCTCAACGCCCCCGGCCCCGTCGCCGCCTTCGGGCTCGCGCGCTCCCTCGGCTACGCCGACCGGATCAGCAACACCGTCGTCGATGCGATCGGCGACGTCTCGGGCGGGGTCCGCCTGCACGACGCGAGCGGACAGGAGACCGCATGA